One window of Herpetosiphonaceae bacterium genomic DNA carries:
- a CDS encoding FKBP-type peptidyl-prolyl cis-trans isomerase, which yields MPNGVDSEDLRGGEGQIAARGDWVTVRYDGYVQQGDLFQTRVTCSFRLHRRDVIPGLVYGIASMRVGGRRRIRISPYLAYGATGVPGLIPPQAVLVFDLELLGVKAAG from the coding sequence ATGCCAAACGGCGTTGATAGTGAAGATCTACGCGGCGGTGAAGGGCAGATTGCAGCGCGCGGCGACTGGGTTACGGTGCGCTACGATGGGTATGTGCAGCAAGGCGATCTGTTTCAAACCCGCGTGACCTGCTCCTTTCGTCTGCATCGCCGCGACGTGATCCCTGGCCTGGTCTATGGCATCGCAAGCATGCGCGTCGGTGGGCGGCGGCGCATCCGGATCAGCCCGTATCTGGCGTATGGCGCGACGGGCGTACCGGGGCTGATCCCACCTCAGGCGGTGCTCGTCTTTGATCTGGAACTGCTTGGCGTAAAGGCGGCTGGATGA
- a CDS encoding citrate synthase/methylcitrate synthase — translation MAIDTPVKSGLEGVIAAQTRLSSVDGQAGELIIAGFAVEALAGQAEFEETIHLLWYDALPTARQLTALRERLAERRALPQATLDLLRTAAAQQAPTMDVLRMATSTLSLHAPGAASDDPQHDALTLVACFPTIVAAYWRLRRNQEPIAPRADLSHAANYLYMLSGEEPSAERVRGLETYLNTVVDHGLNASTFTARVIVSTQSDMISAITGAIGALKGPLHGGAPGPALDMVFEIGAAERAEAYLRAKLERGERLMGFGHRVYKVRDPRADVLSAAAERLYRTDGDTRLYDLARHVEQTALALLNEYKPGRRLQTNVEFYTALLLYGLDLPTEMFTPTFAISRVAGWTAHCFEQIALNRIIRPQSVYSSEKDRRWVALEKR, via the coding sequence ATGGCAATAGATACACCAGTCAAATCGGGTTTGGAGGGCGTGATCGCGGCGCAGACCCGGCTGAGCAGCGTCGACGGGCAGGCGGGCGAGCTAATCATCGCGGGCTTTGCGGTAGAAGCGCTGGCGGGGCAGGCCGAGTTTGAAGAAACGATCCATCTGCTGTGGTACGACGCGCTGCCGACCGCCCGGCAGTTGACCGCGCTGCGGGAGAGGCTTGCCGAACGCCGGGCGCTGCCGCAGGCCACGCTCGATCTGCTGCGCACTGCGGCGGCACAGCAGGCTCCGACGATGGACGTGCTGCGTATGGCGACCAGCACGCTTAGCCTGCACGCGCCCGGCGCTGCCAGCGACGATCCGCAGCACGACGCGCTCACCCTGGTTGCGTGCTTCCCGACGATCGTCGCGGCCTACTGGCGGCTGCGGCGCAACCAGGAGCCGATCGCGCCGCGCGCCGATCTGAGCCACGCCGCCAACTACCTGTACATGCTGTCGGGCGAGGAGCCGAGCGCCGAGCGCGTGCGCGGCCTCGAAACTTATCTGAACACGGTCGTCGACCACGGGCTGAACGCCTCGACGTTCACCGCCAGAGTGATCGTCTCCACACAGTCGGATATGATCTCGGCGATCACCGGCGCGATTGGCGCGCTAAAAGGGCCGCTCCACGGCGGCGCTCCCGGCCCTGCGCTGGATATGGTCTTCGAGATCGGGGCGGCGGAGCGGGCGGAGGCGTATCTGCGGGCCAAGCTGGAGCGCGGCGAGCGGCTGATGGGCTTCGGGCATCGGGTCTACAAAGTGCGCGATCCGCGCGCCGATGTGCTCTCGGCTGCGGCGGAGCGGCTGTACCGCACCGACGGCGATACACGGCTGTACGATCTGGCGCGGCATGTCGAGCAGACGGCGCTTGCGCTGCTGAACGAGTACAAGCCGGGCCGCAGATTGCAGACCAATGTCGAGTTCTACACAGCGCTGCTGCTCTATGGCCTGGACCTGCCGACCGAGATGTTCACGCCGACGTTCGCGATCAGCCGCGTGGCAGGCTGGACCGCCCACTGCTTCGAGCAGATCGCGCTCAACCGCATTATCCGGCCCCAGTCGGTCTATAGCAGCGAGAAAGATCGGCGCTGGGTAGCGCTTGAGAAGCGCTAG